Genomic segment of Hydra vulgaris chromosome 08, alternate assembly HydraT2T_AEP:
ttgattggcacgatgttttaaataaatgtcacggttgttttaaatggatttaaaaacCGGTAGTGATCAACCTGTTTAGTGGAAATTTGTCAATAATagttcttaatttaaataaggaGTAAACTGTCACCCTTTTTTTACCATTcaattttaccaaaatttgTATACCAGGGCTGATTATAGCAGTGACTGATTGGGCTACATTTCTATGCCCTTAGAAAAAATGGGGCTCTCCAATCCGtaacctttttttgttttttttcaagggaccagataacttttttttcttcctatgTTGACTATTTTAACTACCGACTTACAATGTTGAATCTTTGATGGTtgtgaactttaaaaaaaaaaagtaataataatactaaagaaattttttcattttaaaaaaaaatttaaaaagaaataacaaaatatatttattaaataataaagtgatTGTATATTAAAGtgattataacaaatataagatAGGTTTATGTTTGCTCGGAAAATATATCTAATTGTGGGATGGGAATCTCAGCTTGGTTCTCAATATTTGATTCTTTTTGCTTGAACGAAGAGAATCCAAAAAGACTGCGGCTTAATACTAGCTGCTTAGCATAAGAATAATCGCCTGACCCTATATCTTGGTCGCATATGGTAATGTCGTCGGTAAATTTTTCGCTTTGATCAAAAGGAATGTCGTAACTAATATTTTGCGATGACATATTATTTTCACTAAACATTGTGTATAGACCATATCCTAGATTAGATATAGATAGGTTTTCTTCTATACTGCCATTTTTGAAATCCGTACTTTTATCAAAGTATCGACTTTTACCAAATGATGCGTTTTGTtgaattgtgaatttttttttatctaaaaaaattttatttcattataataaagcaattttttaaaaagtgcacatacatgcatgcatacatagatacatacatagatacatacatacatacatacatacatacatacatacatacatacatacatacatacatacatacatacatacatacatacatacatacatacatacatacatacatacatacatacatacatacatacatacatacatacatacatacatacatacatacatacatacatacatacatacatacatacatacatacatacatacatacatacatacatacatacatacatacatacatacatacatacatacatacatacatacatacatacatacatacatacatacatacatacatacatacatacatacatacatacatacatacatacatacatacatacatacatacatacatacatacatacatacatacatacatacatacatacatacatacatacatacatacatacatacatacatacatacatacatacatacatacatacatacatacatacatacatacatacatcataCATATTGGACAAAatatttgcaaccaacatcgaacaatgctaaaaagtgctcctaattttacatgtcttaaaaacgaaacgaactatactaccacagcaaacagttcaggagtctgaagttatagcatgccatgacatgagcaatcagctgacaggtgacagcacacaggcagaatttcgttgacaagtgccattttgcagcagacaaaacaagtgcaacttttttggtttgtttcattttcttaagtctggtccgtgtcaacgtcacggaagttttttaataattaaaggaagtatccagaacattccagaagtttccagaagcatgaaaaagcttccagaagtttccagaagaagcatctggaagcatccagtaGCATCCAGAaatatccagaaacattcagaagcatccagacgcatccaaaagcttccagaagcatcgaaaagaagcatctagaatcttccagaacaggttcattttaatatataagagacatgtaaatcgacatgtaattcagtcagtatatggaagtcaatcagtcagtattatcaagacagtttatcgaagtgagttttatcaaagtgttttatcgaagaacatcaatacaagaagtgaaatacaacaagtttttcattacatcaatacagtccacatccaaccaagacgttgtgttccacagagcattattgtatcgtCACAAGGTAAATGCAACACGGTATGCCTTGAGAAgggtgattatttatttttattatttttatgacttcaagtgcaaaaatggctcccaaTAGTCTTatattggaactaagaaagaaaaatattggcgattacgtaagtggaatgtcacaaaaaagtatttgtgataaagatcgcgtgaaaaaatggaccgtatcaagactatgttccaaatatcgttctacggggaagttggcagcagataacaaaggtggaagaccgcgttccaccacttctagagaggattctatgatcgtcagatccgtcaagaaggatccctggatatcatcagtcgatatacaaaagcaattagagctgcctttattggaccgaacaatcagacgatgtgctgttgaagccggattgttttctcgacgcgcTGCAAAGGAACCGccaattttactaaaaaaccagaagaaaagactcctgttagctacatctcatattgactggaacgtgcagaaatggcgaactgtcctgttcagtgatgaatcgaagttcaacatcattgggagcgatggcatttgccgtgtacgtcgaccggccggaaaacgcctcgatttacgttactgccataagaccgtgaagcatggtggaggcaatgtaatggtctgggggtgtttttctgctaacgttctaggtccaatacatcgaaacgatggaataatggaccgtttcatgtataaaaatatcctgaaagatgttatgttacctcatgctgaatggaatatgccaataaaatgggtttttcagcaagacaacgatccgaaacacactgcaaaagtagtcaagcagtggtttcaagacaaccacctatcggtgatggattggccgcctcaatctccggatctcaaccctatcgagaacctgtgggagatcgtcaaccgcagaattaatcgtgaaggtgttcgtaataaggatcaactgtttgaacaaatccaaaaggcctgggcagcgattccacaaagtttcattgatgacctgatcgaatctatgcctcgaagatgcaaggctgtgatcgacaacaaaggattcgccacgaaatattgatagcgaaatacagcttggtcaacattttgtcgAGTTGCACtagttttgtccagaaggaaatcaactttttttaatactttcccagtgggcacaggacgtaaaaaagacatcttttaaacgtcttttgaacgttttggacgtattttgaacattcaaaagacgtcttatttaggtcctgtgcccactgggtttgattaatttattcattttcgtgtacaaataatgaacattgtgatgaataaaacttgaagaactttgtctctaaacagttacatagttatttctctaaattgaaaaaatgcagcccTATAGtataaagaaagtaaattagaattatttggttgcactcgttttgtccgatactgtacatacatacatacatacatacatacatacatacatacatacatacatacatacatacatacatacatacatacatacatacatacatacatacatacatacatacatacatacatacatacatacatacatacatacatacatacatacatacatacatacatacatacatacatacatacatacatacatacatacatacatacatacatacatacatacatacatacatacatacatacatacatgcatgcatacatacataaatacatacatacatacatacatacatacatacatacatacatacatacatacatacatacatacatacatacatacatacatacatacatacatacatacatacatacatacatacatacatacatacatacatacatacatacatacatacatacatacatacattcatacatacatacatacatacatgcttACATACAAACGaatatttaaactaatgttCGTCCAACGGTTACAAatattaaggtttttttttcttttcgcgCAAGTTTTTTCGAGGCATACTTTATACTTGGATAGATTTAATcgtaattgatttaaattttatacgaAGAAATTTTAGCGATTCATTAGTCAGTTCAGATATATTTAATTCAAGTCCCACTTACAAAGTTGTCAATTAGCGTATTTCATACAACCCTAGTTCACCGTTTCCGTTATTAACCGTTAGCTGTTTACCAGAAATAGCagttttagttttgaaaaacgaTTCTTGACAggtgaaaaaagttataaaaagaaacgTTTTAAATGGAATTGCAACAAATTTCACTTCCAAGAGCTTTtcgctctttttttttttttaaaaaaagaaaaaaattattttgcgaACAAAAATTTGAAGTATCATTTGAAGTATCAAATCAATTTGAAGTATCAAAAATTTGAAGTATCAAAtcgtttcttttttattaaaataatatacgaTCTATGTACatacaattaataattaataatagtcTTATTAAGAGAAAGATTCTCGAAAACaatatcagaaaaatatttgcaaattgttaatttaataaataattacgagcaaaagaataaacattttcaaactattttattatcgTTCCTATTTActtgattaataaatatattcgttaaacaaatattatttgttaaacgaATATTAGTATATGAATAcgagtaaatcttttttaactgaTAACGTATTAAACTTGTCAGATTTTATATGGTGGCCTATAACTCAACctaattttgttaataacttAACCTAATTTTGTTTCAACCTAGTTTTGAAATTGTGTAAATCATAGATTAAGACGTTTTTGATTTTCAACCggcaattttgatttttacatttgcacctaattaaaactttaattactaATTTTCCAACCAACTAAATTGTTGACCTACCGCATATTTGACCTACTGAATTTTCAACCTACTGAATATTCACCCTActgcattttcaattttataaatacgcTTTTCCGGTAAATATTTTGCACattttgttgttgatttgaATACAAGCCAAATTTGATCAGTCTTGGCGCAGTGGTTGTAGCGCTGTCCTCAGAATTAGGAGCTATAAGGTTCGTTGAATGCTTAGAAAACTTATtgattgttaatttaaaaaaaaattcgtagtttaaaaaaagcaacgtTAAAAACACAGACCAGatcagttaaaaattaattaatctcAAACcagttgaaaatgaaaaatctataaaataggTCGAAAAATAAAtctgtcaaaaacaaaaacgtcATAAAtgggttgaaaataaaaaaagactataATCGGTTGAAAACAATTTAGGCCTCAGTAGGTTATCTGAAAATTAGTTCCGCTTTTTGTTGATGATCTTTTGATGAACAACTTGGTCGGTCGAGATTTTTGTAGGTTTACCTATCTGATACGTCTTATATTACTTAGGGTTCGTCCATAAATTTCGTCATGCTTTATGGGTAGGTGGAGGCAATTTTGAGACAATTTGTTACAAGAGGAGTAGAGGGATTCTCCAATTTTGGTGGCgcaacattttttcttatttttattttaaatctagagaagactttcttttaattaaaagtgtaTCTGACTAAAGCCAACCCTCAGTTAATGTATTTACATGTTGATTGTAAAATCAACTGCGCTTAAAAACTTAGACGATGTATACACTCCGTTAGCGTAGTAGTTAAAGCCTGTTAACGAACTGTTACAGCTGTATGCGCAACGCGTTACGCCTACGGCTGTAACAGTCTAAAGTGCACGTTCTGCGCTTTAATTTTGTATGGTCCAACTTTATTTTGTTGGTGCACAAAAGTgtgcagcaacaaaaaaaagttttgtacactaaaaataaaaattttgacaccGAAAGACGAACATCGATTTACTATTGATACAACATACGATTTACACTTGATTTACCAGTCTGAAACGGAATCCACTCGGTCACGCTAACATTGTTAGTCGCGAGAAAActacatttaatatatttacaaaataatatttttgcatgtACATATCGGAagaataaatgtttaaaattgggaTCATGTTTAGGATATAGCgatgttaatttatttagttttacacGAAATTAttaaggtgaaaaaaaaaacattaaactgaaaagtactaattaattaattcaaaGAAGCTAAGAAAATTATAGGTATTACTATATTTAAAAccgtttaaaagaaaatttttaggGGGGAAGGGAGTTACAAAACTGTTGCGTAATATGAGGGGGTGGgggtaaataaaatgttacgaAGTGTTAGGAGGGAGGGTGGGGGATTTTagcaacttaaaaattttttttgaatgtgtattacaaatgttgtttaatttttattaaacaaatttataggaaaattttaaaaatggaaagaaTGTAATATCGAGCATATATTAAAATCTGTGCTCTCTTCGGAAATTCAGCACCAACCATAACCTATAAATTAGTATTAGCTTATTGCAACCAAGGACCAAAATATAGTTTAGTTGCCAAGTGTGCTGCTCTTTTGCAAGATGAATCATggttttattttagacaaattGGAAACAAGTCGACTAATGCTTGTTGGGTCGATAAAGGGAAAAATTCAAGAACTATAGTAAGAtacaataaatttaacttaaaaaagatgttcTTCATATTCTTCAAAGAAACAAGTTTTTTCAACTGGTTTATCTATAAAGGGAGACACCGTTACTAGTCAATACTATGTACAAAACTATTTGAAACCTGTTATACGCGAAATTAATAAGATAAGACCTTTAACTAGagatcaattttttaaatttctctatAATATCGCTCAACACCAAGTTACTCAAACTGTGACAAATATCTTGACCAAGGGTAAGGCTAGGTATATCctactaaaagaaaataagtaaGTTAATAGAGTCCATGCTAAAAACCATACTTCCATGATgcatttgttaaagaaacatcACTTTTATGCACCTTTTACATAATCAGGCTTCATCTTTAGGAGTATTGCGATAAGCAGAAAATCGTGCTTGGTGTTACACCggtattcaataaaattataagaagGCGTTCGAggatatgtttatatttatttatacgatacattttttgtaataattttaaaaaaatacaaataattacaaATCATATTTAACCTACTATTTTATTGTCTGAATTTCTCATTTCAGATTAATGCAGTTTTTTGTATTGAACTTTGTGATCAGAGATGGATTTAAACCCTGTCAAGTACTCGAAGACGgtgtaaaaagataaatataaataatagagtTATGAAGTTTACTACCCGCATAATATTAGACTgccaatttatatatttttgttaaaaaatttattttcaaaaaactttactGTGACAACTATGATTTGCAGAGGTTGcgaaatttattttgcaatacTTGAAAATGTAAATTACCCTTAGGATATGAGAAAATTGGATAAGTTAATCggttctttttattaaaaggacGAGTACaacttgttgaaaaataaattatctagCAGAGCTGACAACAAAGGGGGAGGAGGCCAGGGGCACTAGCCTCCACCTTTTTTGCTCAaggcctttttttttcttttaaagaattttctgaatataaatttttttttcatagaaatCGACGATTGTACCCCTTCCTCCCCCACTTCGAAATCCGTGTTGTCAGCCCTGTCCAGTGTAAACTACACTTTGAAGCATCTGCAACAATTAGCATTTGATTGGTTGCAAATGTGTCACgatttattatttgcaaatgtGTCACGatttataaaaagtgttttcaACATATTATACTTTTGTTAAATCATTATTGATAGAGTAAAATATAAAGTAGACGATAttttgtctgttttttttttcccgtaAACGTTGGGATGCCATGCCCATGGTATGCTCTCAGCCGAATCACCAAAAAATCGGCTACAGAATATCCGGTgacacatttattttttagaactcCGACCTCCTTCATTGAAGTGAATGTTAATTAAGCTGTGGGCGCTTTTGTTCTATTTGTGACTAGGCCGTGTCACAGCACGAATTGTTTGTTACATACTGTtacatcaaattattttaactacatttatgtataaaagTACATTCTCTTCAAACCATTCATAGAGATTACAATCATACTTAATACTCTTCAAACCATTCAAAAAGGTTACAAAAATAACCTGCTCAGGTAATATCTTGCATTTCTGAGGTAATCTCAGAAGTTTTTATCgattaatatatcaaaaaaagctccaaacttattaaaatgaTATCTTTACTAAAATCTGAACTTAAACCATGGTTTAACTTTAATGACAATGTCAATAATATGGTGCTTCTTTATTGATGCACGTTCCAAAACTAATATCAAGCGATTAATTAAAACAcaacaagcaaaacaaaaaaatattaaaaatactaggAGAAAGGTTGTGATGTGTGACACATCTCAGTTTTTCTGATTCTGATTTTTTGCATCTCTACCAAAAACATGCATCCACCCttgattgtttattatttattatttttctgtttattatttatttatttgcacttaaattttacttttgttgagatttaatagtaaaatatatagtttaaatctAACTtgttatatatacaaacacTTAAACAGCAAAAGAAAAATAGGTATAAAAAATTGGTTGTTGTTGCTAATTGGAGGCTGTccattaattgtaaataaaatagatgGAAGGGTTTCAAGCAAAGTTGACGTCAACAatgttgaattttaaataaattaaactacttttaaaaaggGAAAAAAGAGATGTCTTTCttccattttaattttatttgaagaagtAGGGGTAATCAAATCTCTGGAAGTTTGACAAGTTGTTAACAAGAGGAGGGGAAAGTAAAAATTGCCATAAAATTGTTGACATAATAATGGAAAACCCCATTAGCTtactgcaattttttttctgtaattttaactttaatttttataacttaaactaaaattgaCAACTATTATTAGGGAATTTTCCggaaattttggaaattttcaaaaaaagaaaagttattttataattaatgggtaaaattttatatcttatttaggCAGTTGTAATGGACaactttatgataaaatattgtgaagcaaattatgaacattttagaaaactccctttgaaaaacactttttttggtattttgttgagtttttttattataactataagtAGCAACTTTgatagttttcaaaattttctaaaactgtTTTATCCTGTTATTTGCTTAGAATATTGATGCTCATTTCCGTAGCAAACTTTGCTTAACGCTAAACATAATATGTCCCTCCACTCCTAAAAGGGATGGGGcgttgtttaaatatatattagattggCCTACAAGTtacttaaaactataaaattatatataaaaagacttCATTGAATATTTAcaatgttttacaaatttttcttgGTTTAAAGACGTTATTGATTAATGATAgcaaaaagtaaagaaatttttcttgctaaattttaactaattaaaaatataattattttaaaaataaagagctAATGATTTCGAGGTCATAAATTTAACCGTTATGTTTAAGTAAgtgcttttaataaaaagaaccGACTGGTttctaagaaataaaaaaaagtccttaaaaactaaaattcacccgactgaattgtgtcaaatatCCAGCTAGCCGacaaaatttgtcaaaaaaccgactataacttgaaaatcgcCTTCTTTCTGGGGGTGGAACACCCTTTTTTTCCTACACACCTTCCCCTAAAATCGCCTTTGTATGCAacctttacaaataaaaaatctttgttttttttaaaacactctacaaaaataaaaataatacacaataaaacttgttaatctaaaaaagattttaatctTTGTGAACATTTTCATCGTACTTTAGGGAAGTAAAAGCTAGAAACATGTAATACACAAGGTCAAAAGACAAGCTAATTAGGAAAACATCTGCTTTTTGTTAATTCTCAAAaagtaatgtatttaaatataacaacttGGTTGAAACTTTTTTCCAGTGAGCAAATCCaggttttgtatttttttttaaatcaagaccTGATTATAATAAGTACTTGAATATCAAATTCGTTTAAATAGTGtataaatcataataaattttactataatatatttaaaaaaattatttaatatattaaacctAATCTTtcgaaaaatattataagaaatatatatatattcatatgtatataatttagtataaatggtttaaataaactttaaataaatcattttttgtaaaatcttcattttacaaaaaacgggAAACCTGGATTTGCTCActggaaaaaagtttattgcTTTTTTGCTATTGTGTAAATTATCCTTCTCCGGCAagttgccatatagaggcctcATACCTGCAAATGCAAAAACAAGTTTAGCTCACTAAAGAGCATCAAAAACCACTCACAGACCAAGAGTAAGTGATTATAAGAAAAACGAAGAATCATAGATCAAAAGTCAGAAatcgagttagaaagatagcatagagaatgCGGACAGATATTGCACTAGATCTTAAAATACGCTATCTTTTTtcgatatttatttatatatatttattaaacacccACTATACAAGTATACAAGGTAAATTAGAGTTTTGTAcatgataattataaaaatccttgaattattattattattattttattattatcatctaggaatatttttttcaagaatatcCTTGAAGATTGTTCTTTGTTCTTTTGAGTTCCAGCATTCAACTGCACATTTTAGAGTTTGAAGATCCGTTTCaggaactaaattttttaagccaataatttttattttttttttactttgaattatTTTCTCCAGATTTAGTTCATGTTTATTACACAAACCCTTGATACTATCTAAAAAAGGTTGTGGGGCTGTTTTGTTTTCCGGCTGCGacttaataatatcaaatgtaattttattgttCATCAGGCGAATAAATAAGTTGAGCTTGTTTTGTTGTATAGTTATTGATATATCTTCAATAAAGAATAAGggatgaatataatttttgctatgttttgaaACGTTGAGGAGTGACTTGAGTGCGTTTCTTCCAACTATATCAAGCTTTTGCATTAATACCTTTTTATGTTCACAAAGCTCAAGACCATATGTCAGTGTTGGGACAGCCAAAGTTTTATATAGCTGGACAATGGAGTTTGGGTGAGCAAAACGAATTCCTGATTGAATTAAAGTTTGGATTACTGCCCGGAAATTAGATATTCGGTGATCAATGTTTAAACTATTAAGTGAGGCAAAAGGTGAACTTTTTGTATCCCATGTAAAACCTAGGTGATTAAGTTtatcatgaagttttatttttttgttgttgagagTTATTgtgcagtttttaatttgcttttttccggTGAGCAAGAACTCGGTTTTGTCAGCATTCAattttatacagtttttgtgtgtgtacataTTACAGGTATTAAGAAGCTTTTGTAGGCCAGAAAGGGTGGAGCTAAGGAGTATAATGTCATCAGCATATGCTACAACACCCGTATAGTTTCCATTGATTGATGTACCTACGGTGCTTTCATTTTGTAAGGTATCTAGTAGGTTTTCGGTGTAAATGTTATACAAATAAGGCGAGAGAATAGATCCCTGTCTCACTCCTTGCGTTAGATAGAATGGATATGATTTGCAACCTAGATAAGAAACAGAAGCACTACTTTCATAGTATAATGATGATATGGTATTAACAATATATAGAGGGAGTTTTTTATCATTGTAGAGTCGCTCAAACAGAATGTCCCAGTTACAGCTGTCAAACGCTTTTTCAGCATCGAGGGAACAGAGATAGACGGgtgagttgttgttgttgtagt
This window contains:
- the LOC124817445 gene encoding uncharacterized protein LOC124817445 isoform X2, with the translated sequence MHLRHLVLLTAAASTVYTTSLKDKDELIESKCNRTCMVIAVGSAFVLFVFVLIIYLCYAMNQKDKKKFTIQQNASFGKSRYFDKSTDFKNGSIEENLSISNLGYGLYTMFSENNMSSQNISYDIPFDQSEKFTDDITICDQDIGSGDYSYAKQLVLSRSLFGFSSFKQKESNIENQAEIPIPQLDIFSEQT